Genomic DNA from Deltaproteobacteria bacterium:
GTATGGGAAAATTCGAGGGGCGTCTTACCGCCTAAGGAAGTTACAGGATTATCGGCCATGCCGTCGCCAAGCAGGATTATGTGTTTCATTATGAATACCCGTTTATGATTGGTCGTCTTCTATGCGAATAACCATCGTTTTATCAAGGACAATTTCTAATTGGTCAATTTCCAGCAGGGCATCCTGCACGTCTTTTTCCCGGGCTTTGTAAGTAGTAATAACTACCGGTACGGCACCGCTCTGTCGCCTGCCCTTTTGAATAACGGCGGCGATGCTGATGTTCTTTTTGCCTAAAATACCGGATATCTTGGATAAAACCCCCGGGCGATCTACTGCCGAAAAGCGGAAATAATAATTCGTGCAAATATCCTCCATCGGCATCAATTTGATATCTTC
This window encodes:
- a CDS encoding ACT domain-containing protein, with translation GDASGPIFLSGQGAGMMPTASAVVSDLVDTAREMMKGISCLKPARSHREAETEDIKLMPMEDICTNYYFRFSAVDRPGVLSKISGILGKKNISIAAVIQKGRRQSGAVPVVITTYKAREKDVQDALLEIDQLEIVLDKTMVIRIEDDQS